The following nucleotide sequence is from Rhodothermales bacterium.
CGCTGGCCACCGAGTCAACGCACGAGGTGCGCGTCGGGCACGACATACTGAAGGCACTTCGTGTCGGACGTCCGGGCGTAAATATCATTGCATGTCCCACATGTGGCCGACTTGCCGGCGATCTTTTTACGGTGGTCGAGGAGGTGGAGGCTGCCGTCAAGGCGCGCAACTTCACGAAGGATCTCAGCGTGGCGCTGATGGGCTGCGCCGTGAACGGTCCGGGAGAGGCAGCCGGTGCGGATCTCGGCGTGTCGCTGGGCAGGGGCCGTGCTCACCTTTTCAAGCGGGGAGAAATCGTCCGGACGGTGGAGCAGGATGAGATCGTGGCGGCCGTGCTTGAAGCGATTGAAGAGTGGGAGGACGAGGAGCCCGCCGCAGCAGAGTGACGCAGGCATCATCGCGGCATCGACTTCTGACTGTTGCGCTCTTGACGCGTGCGTTGCCGGTCGATGCATCAGCCAGCAGCTTGATCCGAGTCGGTATCGCGGTCGGCGGCGTTCTCAGGTCTCCGTCGTAAATCTGCGTCGATGCTGGCGATCGCACTCAGGATCCCGGAAGTGATGCAAGCAGCCGGCGTGTATCCTGATGCCCCGGATACAACTCGAGAACACGCGCACCCGTTTCTCGAGCTCGCACGAACTGTCCCGTGAGCGCATAGGCGCCTGCTAGGTTGTAAAGTGCTTGCAAACTCGACGGCTCGATCTGCACCGATCTCTCCAGGTGCGGAATGGCCTCTGCGTTGCGGCCGGCCTGGACTAGCAGACTACCCAGCATCCGCCTGCCGTCCGCCGAATCGAGGCGATCCAGCGACGCCTCGCAATACTCTATCGCCTCCTGGTACCTGCCTTGTGCGATCATGATGTTCGCGGCGGCGAGATACGGATTGGGAAGAAACGGATACCGCTGAATGATTGACAGCAGTGCCTTGAGTGCACCAACGTAGTTTCCGTTTCGGGTGTAGTGCTTCTGCAACTCGTCGAGCGCGTCCAGTTGACGCATCTCGCGCTCGAAGACGCGAAGGGCAAGACGACCCTCCTCCGTACTGGCTGCTATCGTGTCCAGTGGGAGCGGAGCGGCCCCTGCAGGTCGGAACGGCCACGAAGACATCAGTGACTGGATCCGATAGAGTCCCGCGATCGAGTCGATCGGGGTGACGAGTAACTCCCGGCGCGCAGTCTCCCGGGATATCGCACCAGCCCACTCGCCGACGAAACGTCCGGATCTGAGTGCGTCGTAGAAGGAATCCGCGATATTGAAGTAGCCGTCGATATTCGGGTGAAGATGCTCCGTCATGACGTCGCTGCCCGGAATCCCACCCGCGGAGACGGCTGCCAGAGCCTGCTCCGTTTCGACCACCGTCGCTCCGAACCGAGATGCCGTCTCTCGAATAATCCGATTGATTGCCTCCGGAGCCCGAAAACGGAGTTCGTCACGATCTTTTGCCATGACATAGGCACGCCGGGCAGCGGCAAATTGCTTTCGACCGTCGTACAGGCGCCCGATCAGATAGAACGGGTCAGCCGCCAGGGAATCAGTGCGGATCATTTCCTCCAGCGACCGAAGCGCCGCGCTGGAATCTCCGCGAGCGATCT
It contains:
- a CDS encoding tetratricopeptide repeat protein is translated as MNKAQTKIVTGATPLKRKVFVVMMLLLPILFFALLEVGLRLAGYGEHYPLFEPVPGYASYKRPNEDVARRYFASIEKVPGIPFDSFRAVKDSNTFRIFVQGGSTAAGFPFYFSGSFPDMLEQRLLQSFPGRNIEVVNTAMAAVGSYTLADLADEIIAEEPDLVLIYAGHNEYYGALGVGSSESLGRSPVVVRAYLKLQNLRLVQGLRSLLSSAAAAFQGRERGQRPGATLMERMVGRQRIPYDSRIFRDGLRQFRYNLGDILERYRDAGIPVLIGTVASNVRDQPPFISRPAAATDIKRWQARLASTRDQIARGDSSAALRSLEEMIRTDSLAADPFYLIGRLYDGRKQFAAARRAYVMAKDRDELRFRAPEAINRIIRETASRFGATVVETEQALAAVSAGGIPGSDVMTEHLHPNIDGYFNIADSFYDALRSGRFVGEWAGAISRETARRELLVTPIDSIAGLYRIQSLMSSWPFRPAGAAPLPLDTIAASTEEGRLALRVFEREMRQLDALDELQKHYTRNGNYVGALKALLSIIQRYPFLPNPYLAAANIMIAQGRYQEAIEYCEASLDRLDSADGRRMLGSLLVQAGRNAEAIPHLERSVQIEPSSLQALYNLAGAYALTGQFVRARETGARVLELYPGHQDTRRLLASLPGS